AATCGTCCCCGGCTGGTCCTGCCCCAGGGCCCCGACGGACTTCTGTACGGCGAGCAGCCGGTTCAGGTGGTCCTGGATGACCGGCTCGGCGGCCTTGGCGAGCGCCTTGACCTGTGGCACCGACCCCTTGTCGATCTCATTCCTGGTCGCGCCCAGGGCCGCACGGTGACTGTAGATCATCGTCTTGGTCCAGGCCTTGTCGAACGCCGCGCCGGACAGGGCGTCCAGTTCCTTGGCCTTGGCCTGCTGGCGTGCCGTGGGCTGCGTGGGCAGAGCCACCTTCAGACGCTGCGCGATCTGCTTGAGCCTGCTTTCGAGCTTGGTGTGGCCGGCGGCGAGGACGGCTCCGACCGAACGGACGTCCTTGGCCTTCCCCTTGCGCTCAGCGGCTTTGCCGGCGGCGATCTCAGCGAGATTGCCCTGATGCGTCTGGATCAGATACTGCACATCCTGCGCCGGCACCTGACGTCCGTGCGAGGAGGTCGAGGTCGGCTTCGGCGTGGGTGTCGGCGCCAGGGCCGATGCCGGTGAGGCGCTTGCCAGCAGCGCCAGCACGGCAACGGATGTCGCCGCGAGTGCCGTGAACGGAGTACGTGGTGCCATCACTACCTCCGGGAATGCATCCGGGCGGATTTTCCACCGCCACTTAGGCCCTTCCCGGCTCAGGGCTTTCCATGTGGACAAAAACCCACAGGAGCCCCAAATACCCCTATTTCATTACATTACACAGCGGTTCCATCCCAAGAGCTCGGCGCGGTGCGGCGGGCATCCCCGCCGCACCGCGCCGTACCGGCCTAAGGCCTGCCCGGTATGTCAGGTCTTCCTGGCATGTCAGGCCTGCCCGGCATCTCACGGCCGCCCGGCATGTCACGGCCGCCCGGCACATCGCGCCCGCCCGGCCTGTCGCGCCCGCCCGACATGCCGGGTATCTTCCTGGCGCCCACCGCCATCGCCGCCAGCCCGAGCAGCAGGATGACGATGCCGGTGATGACGTTGTTCCAGATGCTTCCCCTCATCGCCGAGCCTGTGAGCCAGGGAGCAATGATGGTCCAGACTCCGATGATCGGCACGATCCAGCTCAGCCCGTAGGTACGGCCGTAGGCCGACGCGAACCCGATGGCCAGAGCGGCAAGCGCCACGCCGGTGACCAGATTGCTCACGGAGAGCCTGGACAGGCCGTTGAAGCCGACCACCCAGGGAGAGATCGCCAGGTACAGCCCCGCGAGTATGGTGAGTCCCTCGATTACCTGGGCCGGCTTGCTGGAGCCCGCTCGCTCGTACCGCTCTCGCATCTCGATGAGATCGGGATGGTGTTCTAGGCTTGCGGGTCTGCTCATGACCCACGCCCCCCTCCGACTTTCGTACGGAATGGTTTTATACCCATATACCCGGCATGAGCGGATAAAAAGTACGAAGCGTGACAAATCTTGCCATGCTGGAGGCTCCCCGGCCTGTCGGGCGAGACCGGCGCAGCTGCCGGGGCCTGCCTCAACTCCCGCGACCGCAACCTGCTGGGATTCCGCAGGGACCTGCTGACCGCCGCCGCCTACGGGGTCGACCAGTTCCTGTTCGTCTACGGCGACAAGCCCACCGCGGGCGGGCGGACCAGCGATCTGAACGTACGCGCGATGATCGAGGAGGTCCGCGCCGCGTCACAGGAGGCCGCGTTCGCCGGGACACGGCCGTTCCGGGTCGGTACGGCGACGGGCCTGCGCCCGCTGCCCGCGTGGA
Above is a genomic segment from Streptosporangium album containing:
- a CDS encoding DUF4142 domain-containing protein, whose translation is MAPRTPFTALAATSVAVLALLASASPASALAPTPTPKPTSTSSHGRQVPAQDVQYLIQTHQGNLAEIAAGKAAERKGKAKDVRSVGAVLAAGHTKLESRLKQIAQRLKVALPTQPTARQQAKAKELDALSGAAFDKAWTKTMIYSHRAALGATRNEIDKGSVPQVKALAKAAEPVIQDHLNRLLAVQKSVGALGQDQPGTILRVSLSQAARNP
- a CDS encoding SPW repeat protein, whose amino-acid sequence is MSRPASLEHHPDLIEMRERYERAGSSKPAQVIEGLTILAGLYLAISPWVVGFNGLSRLSVSNLVTGVALAALAIGFASAYGRTYGLSWIVPIIGVWTIIAPWLTGSAMRGSIWNNVITGIVILLLGLAAMAVGARKIPGMSGGRDRPGGRDVPGGRDMPGGREMPGRPDMPGRPDIPGRP